In Patulibacter sp. SYSU D01012, a single window of DNA contains:
- a CDS encoding MoxR family ATPase — MSSAPASVEALAAGLRQVGYLPGSRTALVSHLAVQLGKPVLVEGPAGVGKTELAKALATLLDRELVRLQCYEGLDEAKALYEWNYRKQLLRIQAQSAGEGTAGWDAVQDDVFGEEFLLERPLLRAIASEKPVVLLIDEIDKTDQEFEAMLLELLSDFQITIPELGRVEATTQPVVLLTSNNARELTEALKRRCLYLWLDYPELDRELEIVRERVPGLSATIARRLVEVVAEIRALDLKKPPSIAESIDWARALLLLGADDLDQEVFRDTLSVLVKHRTDLDLVAERVGLRLPARAGSGD; from the coding sequence GTGTCGTCCGCTCCCGCCTCCGTCGAAGCGCTCGCCGCCGGTCTCCGGCAGGTCGGCTACCTGCCCGGCTCGCGCACCGCGCTCGTCTCGCACCTGGCCGTACAGCTCGGCAAGCCGGTGCTCGTCGAGGGCCCGGCCGGCGTCGGCAAGACCGAGCTGGCGAAGGCGCTCGCCACGCTGCTGGACCGCGAGCTCGTGCGGCTGCAGTGCTACGAGGGCCTGGACGAGGCGAAGGCGCTGTACGAGTGGAACTACCGCAAGCAGCTGCTGCGCATCCAGGCGCAGAGCGCCGGCGAGGGCACCGCGGGGTGGGACGCCGTGCAGGACGACGTCTTCGGCGAGGAGTTCCTGCTCGAGCGGCCGCTGCTGCGCGCGATCGCGAGCGAGAAGCCGGTCGTCCTGCTGATCGACGAGATCGACAAGACGGACCAGGAGTTCGAGGCGATGCTGCTCGAGCTGCTCTCCGACTTCCAGATCACGATCCCCGAGCTGGGCCGCGTCGAGGCGACCACGCAGCCCGTCGTGCTGCTGACGTCGAACAACGCCCGCGAGCTGACGGAGGCGCTCAAGCGCCGCTGCCTGTACCTGTGGCTCGACTACCCCGAGCTGGACCGCGAGCTCGAGATCGTGCGCGAGCGGGTCCCGGGCCTGTCCGCCACGATCGCGCGCCGGCTCGTCGAGGTCGTCGCGGAGATCCGCGCGCTCGACCTGAAGAAGCCGCCGTCGATCGCGGAGTCGATCGACTGGGCGCGGGCGCTGCTGCTGCTCGGCGCGGACGACCTGGACCAGGAGGTCTTCCGCGACACGCTCTCGGTGCTGGTCAAGCACCGCACCGACCTCGACCTCGTCGCCGAGCGCGTCGGCCTGCGGCTGCCGGCGCGCGCCGGCTCCGGGGACTGA